From the genome of Nicotiana sylvestris chromosome 1, ASM39365v2, whole genome shotgun sequence:
gatagtgacatacaaaggaaaagaaataaaggaagaaGTTAGTGAAACTGGAGGATTGACTCGTTCTGGGAGATGTTTCACCCCAGAAGAATTAAGGAAAACCAAGCCATTCAAGGATAGCCAAATGCCAGTAAAGAAATCGGTCACcgaggaagaggctgaggagttcctgaaaaagatgaaagtgcaggattattccattgtggagcagttaaggaaaacaccagctcaaATTTCTCTTTTGTCTTTGCTGATACATTCAGACGAACATCGCAGGGTCctgatgaagattttgaatgaggcacatgttccTAATAAGATCAtagtgaatcacttggaaaagatagctagtAAGATCTTTGAAGTAAACAAGATCACTTTCTCAGATGATGAACTTGCTGTGGAGGGTACAAAACACAATCGAGCACTTTATCTCACGGTGAAGTGCGAAGATTCTGTTGTCTCAAGGGTTTTGTTGACAATGGCTCTAGTGCAAATATTTGTCCCTTGTCTACTCTGCAAAAATTAAAGATTGGCACCGAAAGAATCCACTTGAACATCGTGTGTGTTCGAGGCTTTGATGGGGGAGGTAAAGATTCTGTTGGAGATATAATGCTTGAATTGtcgatagggccagttgagttcaccatgaaattccaagtgttagatgtggctgtttcctacaatttgttATTGGGCAGGCCCTGGATACATGCTGCTAAGGTAGTCCCGTCTTCTCtacaccaaatggtgaagtttgaatgggacatgcaggaaatagttgtgcacggtgaTGAGGACTTGTCAGCTTGTAATGACACAATTGTTCCGTTTATCGAAGCTGAAGATGATAAGAGACCTTGGGTTATCAGACTTTCGAAACAATATCTGTTGACAAAATtcttgaaggaaaatgcattccgGGTCCTAAGCTATCCTTCGCGTCTGTCATGGTTGtgaatgaaatgttgaagaatggttttgtgccgGGCAAGGGTCTGGCTCATCTCTGCAGGGTATTGTGCATCCAGTGCACCCCAGTAGGAATCCcggtacatttggtttgggatttatGCCCATAGAGAAGGAcgtaaaaagggttaaaaatatgAAACAGAAGGTATGGTCGCTCTCCAAGCCCATCCCACACATCTCTAAGTCTTTTGTTAAACCAGGGGCGAAAAACCTCTATCTCCTCAATCCCAAAACTTGTGGTCGATGTTGATGAAGAGCTGATCAAGAGGTTCCAAAGTTTGTTCGAAgaggtcaatatggtagaagttggtaAAGGCTCTGGTAAAGCAGATGTGCAGCTCATTGGCCCAAACGTGAATCTTAGCAATTggaaagctactcctctccccaccagaaAGGAGTTTtagtagtttgctttgttttctttctgttatctgggttattctagggttgtaatccagatttttagtttttgcttgttttgatgttcaaacccttctatcctttcattttcaatgaaatgcaatttacCGTTTTCTGTTATTCTTAATagtgttttattttgttcttttttcttttgtatagttctttttatgctggttgcaGTGACGTGACATGCATGAAGAATTTTCAGccgagtcttaaaagccaatataattttgaaataacaatccaagaagtagaatatgatgatgaaatagaatatgatgaagaagcaacatttgaggaaatcagtaaagagctaaaataatttgaagaaaaactaaaacctaatttgagtgaaactgaagcaatcaatttaagGGACCAGGATGAtgttagggaaaccaagataagtgtgcatTTAGAATCACAAGTTAAGGAGGAAATAATCAaaacattgtttgagtacaaagatgtctttgcatggtcatatgacgatatgtcGGGCCTGAGCACTAAtctggtagttcataaattgccaactgatccagcattccctcatGTCAAACAAAAGTTgcgaaagttcaagactgatatcagtgtgaagatcaaagaagaaatcacaaagcagcttactgcaaaggtcattcgggtcgcgcaatatcccacttggttagctaatgttgtgcatgtaccaaagaaggatggtaagaccagggtatgtgttgattatcgtgatcttaacaaagcaagcccaaaggatgattttccattgttgaacattcacattttgattgataattgtgcca
Proteins encoded in this window:
- the LOC138890381 gene encoding uncharacterized protein, which gives rise to MEEDDMVKYFLQAMDPTYYGHLISAIGKSFNDVVNMGEIVEEGLKSSKIMSYSAIKATTQAIQSGTGSLLGKKKKEDVAMVVSGSWHGHRGSPYQFELKIPNPHPKNLDYSLRCAYCSDAPGHDIEKCWHLKRAIQELIDTNQIVVQSPDAPNINQNPLPAHEKIHIIEIVHNDGEPKKYSKSIMMIRASESNLVKAPNSNKAKPLTVEGAKEKPSSLYLKPLVLVVKGPSKDIGASLESSKVVVPGILSKPVIVVKGAHITPVIIKLVTQMPVVDAKAIPWNYKQVIVTYKGKEIKEEVSETGGLTRSGRCFTPEELRKTKPFKDSQMPVKKSVTEEEAEEFLKKMKVQDYSIVEQLRKTPAQISLLSLLIHSDEHRRVLMKILNEAHVPNKIIVNHLEKIASKIFEVNKITFSDDELAVEGTKHNRALYLTIGTERIHLNIVCVRGFDGGGKDSVGDIMLELSIGPVEFTMKFQVLDVAVSYNLLLGRPWIHAAKVVPSSLHQMVKFEWDMQEIVVHGDEDLSACNDTIVPFIEAEDDKRPWVIRLSKQYLLTKFLKENAFRGIVHPVHPSRNPGTFGLGFMPIEKDVKRVKNMKQKGRKTSISSIPKLVVDVDEELIKRFQSLFEEVNMVEVGKGSGKADVQLIGPNVNLSNWKATPLPTRKEF